A window of Oncorhynchus masou masou isolate Uvic2021 chromosome 16, UVic_Omas_1.1, whole genome shotgun sequence genomic DNA:
GGGACGAGACATGTAGCATTCTACAGTATAGGGACAGGGAGATTTGGAGCAAGGGAACATGGGAACCATGACAAACCCATACAGGTAGTACTGGCCAACAATAAAAGCGATCTCTAGAATGATCTTAAAGAATAGCTGGGTCATGTAACTGCCCAACAAATCTCCCCTAATTCTGACCTTCCCTGCTTCATCTGTGTATTTGGGCTTCTTCAACGTGCCATTATCTTCTTGGCTGTGCAGTATGGCTCTCAGCTTGTTCTCCTGGCTGATGACATGCATGGCATGGCCCAGGTACAGAAGAGTTGGAGTGGAGATGAAGATGATCTGCATGACCCAGAAACGGATGTGTGATATGGGGAAGATCCAGTCGTAGCAGACATTTTCACAACCAGGTTGTTGCGTATTGCATATGAAACCAGATTGTTCATCGCCCCACACGCTCTCCGCTCCGGCACCCAGAACCATGATTCTGAACAGGAACAGAACGCTCATCCATATCTTTCCGATGACCGTTGAGTGGGACTGCACCTTGTCCAGTAACGTGGAAAGAAAACCCCAGTCTCCCATGTTTGCTGATGTTCAATGGCTTTCTGAAGAGGAGAAGAAAATAACCAATTCATTTAATTTGACAGGAGAAGGCTCATCTTATTCATGAGTCAGGTTGTCAATGTTTTCCACTTCTCTTGTTATCCTTAATCATTCATTTGATTTTTGGGGCACGTACACAATGGCATCAAGACCAAGTTCCTAAAACTGATATCCCTCTATCATTAAgacaatacaatatatatatatatattacatacaatgttgtaaaatatatatatatatatatattttacaacaTTGTATGCAATAACCCTTCT
This region includes:
- the gja13.1 gene encoding connexin 32.3 — protein: MGDWGFLSTLLDKVQSHSTVIGKIWMSVLFLFRIMVLGAGAESVWGDEQSGFICNTQQPGCENVCYDWIFPISHIRFWVMQIIFISTPTLLYLGHAMHVISQENKLRAILHSQEDNGTLKKPKYTDEAGKVRIRGDLLGSYMTQLFFKIILEIAFIVGQYYLYGFVMVPMFPCSKSPCPYTVECYMSRPTEKTIFIIFMLVVACVSLALNVIEVFYLLYTRVRCGGSKGRTHHTTSAANPATLHSSGWSGRVDTEMDPLRQNKMNLGFESGQSLGGSLDGVTQEKRLLGDH